One Amblyomma americanum isolate KBUSLIRL-KWMA chromosome 8, ASM5285725v1, whole genome shotgun sequence DNA window includes the following coding sequences:
- the LOC144101275 gene encoding uridine phosphorylase 1-like isoform X2 gives MPVSVVVSIRGVPASRNHRTASQEQRVRPAAIVVSFEDGMENYEPLPADAAGTTAATVHREQPTDDRECRNGRVQLHNSHLAKLSSDHLYHLALSTATHPLVEMFGDVKFVCMGGTPSRMEQFARLAKQELDVKLPTGSDLCDLSHYAGRYSMYKVGPVLSVSHGMGAPSLSILLHEVFKLLHYAHCQDVVVFRIGTSGGIGVPPGSVVVSTGAVNGLLREALEMPILGKLVSRPAKMDKALAEEIVAEARRSLPELNLVTGKTMCADDFYEGQGRLDGAFCGYTEQEKLEFLEKLHSIGVVNIEMEATLFAAMCHHANIKERCPITEARDPEVLCTPPIALPKQSSPITLYILVKFHPPFRVRLALISVFFPTVIKHATRSNSRISISLHPMQKHCTVHIGQGQ, from the exons ATGCCTGTCAGTGTGGTCGTTTCGATCCGTGGCGTTCCTGCATCGCGAAATCACCGAACAGCGTCGCAAGAGCAGCGAGTCAGGCCTGCAGCAATAGTGG TTTCATTTGAGGACGGGATGGAGAACTACGAGCCTCTCCCGGCCGACGCTGCCGGCACTACCGCCGCCACTGTGCACCGGGAACAGCCGACAGACGACCG TGAGTGTAGAAATGGTCGAGTGCAGCTTCACAACTCTCACCTGGCAAAGCTCAGCtcagaccacctgtaccacctgGCCTTGTCCACTGCCACACACCCCCTGGTGGAGATGTTCGGTGACGTCAAG TTTGTATGCATGGGGGGCACACCATCACGCATGGAGCAGTTTGCACGTCTGGCCAAGCAGGAGCTTGATGTCAAGCTGCCCACGGGCTCCGACCTCTGTGACCTGAGTCATTATGCCGGCCGCTACTCCATGTACAAGGTTGGGCCCGTGCTGTCCGTCAGC CATGGCATGGGAGCCCCTTCACTGTCCATCCTACTGCACGAGGTGTTCAAGCTACTGCACTATGCCCACTGCCAAGATGTGGTTGTCTTCCGTATTGGCACCAGCGGTGGCATCG GTGTGCCTCCTGGCTCTGTCGTTGTGAGCACGGGTGCAGTAAATGGTCTGCTCAGGGAAGCATTGGAAATG CCCATACTCGGCAAGCTCGTGTCTCGGCCTGCCAAGATGGACAAGGCTCTGGCAGAGGAGATTGTGGCCGAAGCGCGGCGCTCACTGCCTGAGCTGAATCTCGTCACTGGAAAGACTATGTGCGCGGACGACTTCTACGAAG GCCAAGGCCGGCTGGATGGGGCCTTCTGCGGCTACACAGAGCAAGAGAAACTGGAGTTCTTGGAGAAGCTGCACTCCATTGGTGTGGTCAACATTGAGATGGAAGCCACCCTTTTTGCTGCCATGTGCCACCATGCCAACATCAAAG AGAGATGCCCTATCACGGAGGCTCGGGATCCTGAGGTCTTATGCACACCACCCATAGCTTTGCCAAAGCAGAGTTCCCCAATCACCCTTTATATTCTTGTCAAATTTCATCCACCCTTTCGAGTAAGGTTGGCTCTTATATCTGTATTTTTCCCAACTGTTATTAAACATGCTACAAGATCTAACTCCAGAATAAGCATCAGTTTGCACCCAATGCAGAAACACTGCACAGTCCATATTGGACAGGGGCAGTAg
- the LOC144101275 gene encoding uridine phosphorylase 1-like isoform X3: MPVSVVVSIRGVPASRNHRTASQEQRVRPAAIVVSFEDGMENYEPLPADAAGTTAATVHREQPTDDRSECRNGRVQLHNSHLAKLSSDHLYHLALSTATHPLVEMFGDVKFVCMGGTPSRMEQFARLAKQELDVKLPTGSDLCDLSHYAGRYSMYKVGPVLSVSHGMGAPSLSILLHEVFKLLHYAHCQDVVVFRIGTSGGIGVPPGSVVVSTGAVNGLLREALEMPILGKLVSRPAKMDKALAEEIVAEARRSLPELNLVTGKTMCADDFYEGQGRLDGAFCGYTEQEKLEFLEKLHSIGVVNIEMEATLFAAMCHHANIKGAIVCVTLLNRLKGDQIDTPKSVLSEWQLRPQYVVLRFIKRRLSTTTAST, translated from the exons ATGCCTGTCAGTGTGGTCGTTTCGATCCGTGGCGTTCCTGCATCGCGAAATCACCGAACAGCGTCGCAAGAGCAGCGAGTCAGGCCTGCAGCAATAGTGG TTTCATTTGAGGACGGGATGGAGAACTACGAGCCTCTCCCGGCCGACGCTGCCGGCACTACCGCCGCCACTGTGCACCGGGAACAGCCGACAGACGACCG CAGTGAGTGTAGAAATGGTCGAGTGCAGCTTCACAACTCTCACCTGGCAAAGCTCAGCtcagaccacctgtaccacctgGCCTTGTCCACTGCCACACACCCCCTGGTGGAGATGTTCGGTGACGTCAAG TTTGTATGCATGGGGGGCACACCATCACGCATGGAGCAGTTTGCACGTCTGGCCAAGCAGGAGCTTGATGTCAAGCTGCCCACGGGCTCCGACCTCTGTGACCTGAGTCATTATGCCGGCCGCTACTCCATGTACAAGGTTGGGCCCGTGCTGTCCGTCAGC CATGGCATGGGAGCCCCTTCACTGTCCATCCTACTGCACGAGGTGTTCAAGCTACTGCACTATGCCCACTGCCAAGATGTGGTTGTCTTCCGTATTGGCACCAGCGGTGGCATCG GTGTGCCTCCTGGCTCTGTCGTTGTGAGCACGGGTGCAGTAAATGGTCTGCTCAGGGAAGCATTGGAAATG CCCATACTCGGCAAGCTCGTGTCTCGGCCTGCCAAGATGGACAAGGCTCTGGCAGAGGAGATTGTGGCCGAAGCGCGGCGCTCACTGCCTGAGCTGAATCTCGTCACTGGAAAGACTATGTGCGCGGACGACTTCTACGAAG GCCAAGGCCGGCTGGATGGGGCCTTCTGCGGCTACACAGAGCAAGAGAAACTGGAGTTCTTGGAGAAGCTGCACTCCATTGGTGTGGTCAACATTGAGATGGAAGCCACCCTTTTTGCTGCCATGTGCCACCATGCCAACATCAAAG GTGCCATTGTGTGTGTGACGCTGCTGAACCGCCTGAAAGGCGACCAGATTGATACGCCCAAGAGTGTCTTGAGTGAGTGGCAGCTGCGGCCGCAGTACGTGGTGCTCCGCTTTATAAAGCGGCGCCTTTCAACCACCACCGCGTCAACGTAA
- the LOC144101275 gene encoding uridine phosphorylase 1-like isoform X1 produces MPVSVVVSIRGVPASRNHRTASQEQRVRPAAIVVSFEDGMENYEPLPADAAGTTAATVHREQPTDDRSECRNGRVQLHNSHLAKLSSDHLYHLALSTATHPLVEMFGDVKFVCMGGTPSRMEQFARLAKQELDVKLPTGSDLCDLSHYAGRYSMYKVGPVLSVSHGMGAPSLSILLHEVFKLLHYAHCQDVVVFRIGTSGGIGVPPGSVVVSTGAVNGLLREALEMPILGKLVSRPAKMDKALAEEIVAEARRSLPELNLVTGKTMCADDFYEGQGRLDGAFCGYTEQEKLEFLEKLHSIGVVNIEMEATLFAAMCHHANIKERCPITEARDPEVLCTPPIALPKQSSPITLYILVKFHPPFRVRLALISVFFPTVIKHATRSNSRISISLHPMQKHCTVHIGQGQ; encoded by the exons ATGCCTGTCAGTGTGGTCGTTTCGATCCGTGGCGTTCCTGCATCGCGAAATCACCGAACAGCGTCGCAAGAGCAGCGAGTCAGGCCTGCAGCAATAGTGG TTTCATTTGAGGACGGGATGGAGAACTACGAGCCTCTCCCGGCCGACGCTGCCGGCACTACCGCCGCCACTGTGCACCGGGAACAGCCGACAGACGACCG CAGTGAGTGTAGAAATGGTCGAGTGCAGCTTCACAACTCTCACCTGGCAAAGCTCAGCtcagaccacctgtaccacctgGCCTTGTCCACTGCCACACACCCCCTGGTGGAGATGTTCGGTGACGTCAAG TTTGTATGCATGGGGGGCACACCATCACGCATGGAGCAGTTTGCACGTCTGGCCAAGCAGGAGCTTGATGTCAAGCTGCCCACGGGCTCCGACCTCTGTGACCTGAGTCATTATGCCGGCCGCTACTCCATGTACAAGGTTGGGCCCGTGCTGTCCGTCAGC CATGGCATGGGAGCCCCTTCACTGTCCATCCTACTGCACGAGGTGTTCAAGCTACTGCACTATGCCCACTGCCAAGATGTGGTTGTCTTCCGTATTGGCACCAGCGGTGGCATCG GTGTGCCTCCTGGCTCTGTCGTTGTGAGCACGGGTGCAGTAAATGGTCTGCTCAGGGAAGCATTGGAAATG CCCATACTCGGCAAGCTCGTGTCTCGGCCTGCCAAGATGGACAAGGCTCTGGCAGAGGAGATTGTGGCCGAAGCGCGGCGCTCACTGCCTGAGCTGAATCTCGTCACTGGAAAGACTATGTGCGCGGACGACTTCTACGAAG GCCAAGGCCGGCTGGATGGGGCCTTCTGCGGCTACACAGAGCAAGAGAAACTGGAGTTCTTGGAGAAGCTGCACTCCATTGGTGTGGTCAACATTGAGATGGAAGCCACCCTTTTTGCTGCCATGTGCCACCATGCCAACATCAAAG AGAGATGCCCTATCACGGAGGCTCGGGATCCTGAGGTCTTATGCACACCACCCATAGCTTTGCCAAAGCAGAGTTCCCCAATCACCCTTTATATTCTTGTCAAATTTCATCCACCCTTTCGAGTAAGGTTGGCTCTTATATCTGTATTTTTCCCAACTGTTATTAAACATGCTACAAGATCTAACTCCAGAATAAGCATCAGTTTGCACCCAATGCAGAAACACTGCACAGTCCATATTGGACAGGGGCAGTAg